In the genome of Acidobacteriota bacterium, the window CACTTCGTGCCGGCGAAGTGGCGAAGGAGCCCAAGGGGCCCCTTGACCCGCTGGGCGCCCATGAGGCGCTTTCTCATGGGACGGCTCAGGCGGATGGGCGCATCGGACAGCGTCTCCGTCCCTCCCGCGATCGCCACGTCCGCCATGCCCGAGGCGACGAAGTGGGCCGCGTTCACGAAGGCCAGATTGGCCGAAACGCACGCCACCGTCAGGGTGTACGCGGGACAGGAGGAGGGAAGGCCGGCGGCCAGACCCACCTCCCGGGCCACGTTGCTCGTGTCCGGGTCGGCGATGACGGTCCCCATCACGAGGGCGTCCACCTCTTTGGGATCGATGGGAGTTCGGTGAAGGAGGCCCGCCACCGCCGCCCGGCCGAGATCGTAGGCCGAGAGGTCGAGGAAGTCGGTCCCCGACCGGAGAAAGGGGGTCCGGCAGCCGTCCACGACGACCACCCTCCGCCCCGGAAGCCTTCCGCTCTTCATCCTCCCCTCCTGGAGCGGGCGCAGGACGACCCGCGGGCACGATTCTGGTCAGACCACAATAAAAACTATAGGAAGGCGAATCCCCCCTGTCAAGCCAACCGGTTGCATTTCATGAACCAATGACCTAGGATGCTTTCAGAACTGTGGTCTTACCAGATGGAGCCGCCCATGCAGATCCGTCCCCTGGAGCGCCGACCGAAACTCAGCCGCCAGGCCGGCGAATACCTCGCGAGGCTCATCAGCGAGGGGGCGCTGAAGGCCGGCGACCGGCTCCCCTCCGAGTCGGCCCTGGCGCGCCAGCTCGGGGTCAGCCGCCCCACCGTGAGGGAGGCCATCGGCGCCCTCGAGGCGCGGGGGCTCGTGGAAGTGCGGCCCCGCTCCGGCGTCTTCGTGACCGCGGCGCTCTCCCTGGACGATCCCGAGGGGATCCAGGAGATGATCGCGGTGGACCCGGCCCGCCTCTGGGACCTGCTGGAGATCCGGAAGATCATCGACGCCGAGGGCGCCGCCCTCGCCGCCGAGCGGCGGACCCCCGAGGACATCCGATCCCTGCGGGCGCTGGCCGAGGAGGCCCTGGGCCACTCCGCGGAAAACCTCGTCCGGCGCGAAACGGGAGGCAAGGCCTACGTGGCCTTCTTCTCGCTCCTGGCCGCCGCCACCCACAACACGCTCTTCGACCACTTGAGAAAGTCCATTGACCGCCTCGTGCAGAACGCCCTTCCCGCCAGCCGCCTCCGGCTGCGGGGCCACCCCGAAGCCGGAGAGGCCATCCGCCTCCAGCTCCTCTCGGTCCTCGACGCCGTGGAGGCCGGCGCCCCCTCCCGGGCCCGGCGCGCCGTGCGCATCCACCTGGAATACCTCGAACAGGTCCTATTGGGGCCAGGCCGTCCGTCTTAGAGTCTGATCCGTTGCGATGTCCGGAGCGTCGGGGACCCGCACCGGTCTTGTCGAGCCAGGCTATCGTTTGAGGCTGGACTTTAGAATAGAGCGCCCGGGGGCGGGGTTAAGAGAAATCATGGAGAGGCTCATGGCCAAGATCGGAATTCGGACGGGTGGCGGTGTGGAAAGGGCTTTTTCCTGGGCTTCTGGCGCGCTTCGGCTGGGGGCCTCGGTCATGCTCGCGGCGGCCTGTGGGGTCGGTCTCGCGCCCCTGGCGCAGTCGATCCACAGCGCGGGCGGCAACGATCGGGGACAGATCGGCGACGGGGCCACTCCCGTGGCGGCGACCCCCATCCTCCTTCCCGGTCTCGGCCCCGCAAAGGGGGTCAGCGCCGGAGACGGATTCACGGTGGTCCTGAAGGAGGACGAGACGGTCTGGGCCTTCGGGCGCAACCTGGACGGCCAGTTGGGAAACGGATCCTTCTTCTCCACCAGCGCTCCCGTTCAGGTTTCGGGGGTCTCGGGCATCAAGCAGATCTCCGCAGGCCGGAACCACGTCCTCGCCCTCGGCGCCGACGGCTCCGTTTGGGCCTGGGGCTACAACGGCAGCGGCCTGCTCGGAGACGGGACAACGGTCTCGCGCTCCACGCCCATTCACACGCTGTCGTTGAACACCATCACCAAGGTGGCCGCCGGACTGGCCCACAGTGTGGCCCTGCACCAGAACGGCACGGTCTATACCTGGGGCGCCAATTACTTCGGCGAACTGGGCGACGGAACCACCACGGGCCGCCTCCTCCCGGCTCCCGTCCCGGGTCTGACGGACGTCGTGGACATCGCCGCGGGGGGCTTTTTCACCCTGGCGCGGCGGGTGGACGGAACGGTCTGGGCCTGGGGCGCCAACGCCTCGGGCCAGCTGGGCGACGGAACGACCACGAGCCGGACGAGCCCCGTGCAGGTGGCGGGCCTGTCGGGCGTGGCCGCCCTCGCGGCGGGCTACGACCACGCCCTGGCCGCGCGCATGGACGGCACGGCCGTTCAGTGGGGGTACGGAGCGGGCTCCACTCCCGTTTCCGTGAGCGGGCTCTCCTCGGTGCAGTCCGTCGCCGCCGGCAACAAGTACAGCCTCTTCCTCGACGCGGATGGTTCGATCCGGGGCCAGGGCGTGAACTTCTACGGCCAGCTCGGCAACGGGACTTGCTCCTCTGCCGCCTCCCTGGGCCCCGTTCTGGCCATCGCCGAGGCGGGCCTCGTGGCGGCGGGGTGGGATTCCGCCGTGGCCGTGGACGGCGTGGGCGAGGTGTGGACCTGGGGCTCCGATTCGGACGGCCAGCTCGGCGCGGGCCGCCCCACCTTCCGAACGTCCTTCGCCCAGATCTCGGGCGCGGGATCCATCGTTCAGGCGGCGGGCGGAGCCTCCCACTCGGTGGCCCTCCTTTCCGACGGCACGGTCTCCTCCTGGGGCGACAACTACTACGGGGAACTGGGTATCGGCGATTACGCCCCCAGCGGGACACCCCTCCCGATCCCCGGCCTCTCTGGGATTGCGCAGGTCGCCGCGGGGGCCTACCACACGCTGGCCCTGAAGGCGGACGGCACCGTATGGGTCTGGGGCTACAATTACGACAGCAACCGCTTCCCGACGCAGAAGACCGGGCTCACCCAGGTCGTCGGCGTGGCCGGGGGGGGCGTGTTCAGCCTCGCCGTCCGGTCCGACGGGACGGTGTGGGGTTGGGGTTCCAACTCGCAGGGCCAGTTGGGCGACGGGACCACGGCCTCCACCTCCGTCCCCGTCCAGGCCGCCGGGCTCACCCAGGCCACCGCCGTGGCGGCGGGCACCTACCACTCCCTGGCCCTCCGGCAGGACGGGTCCGTCTGGTCCTGGGGCTACAATCCCCGCGGGCAGTTGGGCGACGGGACCACGACCAGCCGGCCGACCCCCGGGCCCGTTCTCGGCCTTCCCCTTCCCGCCACCGCCGTGGCCGCGGGGGGCCATTTCAGCGCCGCCCTTCTCACCGACGGAAGCCTGTGGCTATGGGGAGACAACGAGGATGGGCAGATCGGGGACGGGACCACCGCCAACCGGGCGCTTCCCGTGGAGGCGGCGGGCCTCCCCCACCCCGTGGCGTCGGTGGCCCTCGGCTACGCCCACGCCCTGGCCGTCCTCGACGACGGAAGCCTCTGGACGTGGGGCTGGAACGCCTCGGGACAGCTGGGCCAGGGAAATCGCACGGACGCCCATGCTCCGGTGCGGGTGGCCGGCTTCGGGCCCGCCTCCCTGGCCGCCGCGGGAGCCAACCACAGCCTCCTCCTCAAGGGAGGGTGCTCGGTCTCCTGCTCGGCCCTCGTCCCGGCCTCCGTCCTGTCGGGTTCGCCCGTGAACTTCTCGGCCTCCGCCTCCGTGAGCCAGTGCGCCGGCGCGCCCGATTTCGCCTGGGACTTCGGAGACGGCTCTCCCCCGGCTTCCGGGGCCGACGTAACCCATTCCTACGCGCTGGAGGGGACCTACACCTGGACGCTGACGGCCTCGGCCGACGGGGTGACCTGCCAGCGGACCGGGACCCTCACGGTGGCTTCCTGCACCCTGACCTGCGCCGCCTCGGCGCCAACCCTGCTCAACACAGGGGAGCCGGGCGCCTTCTCGGCCACCGCCCAGGTCTCCGCCGGGTGCGCCGCACCCTCCTTCGCCTGGGACTTCGGGGACGGCTCGGGCGCCGCCACCTCCGCTTCGGCCCACGCTTACTCGGGGCCCGGAGCGCGCACGTGGACCCTCACCGTCACCTCCGGAGCGCTGACCTGCACCCGAACGGGGATCGTCACGGTGGTGAATCCGCCCTCCGTCACCGCCCTGGCCAAGAAGACCAACCCCTTCCGCGTCGTCGTCACCGGGAGCAACCTGCAAAACGGGATGCAGGTCTTCATCGGAGGGACGCCCCACGCCACCGTGACTTACAAGAGCGCCGCCAAGGTGGTCCTCAAGGGCTCGACGCTCAAGAGCCTCGTCCCCAAGGGCATCCCCACCCTCTTCCGCTTCGTCAACCCCGACGGCGGCTGGGCCGAGTACACCTGGACGAGATAGCCCAGGAGTGGAGGACCCCTCTTCTGACCCCCGCCCCGACGGCCCCGGGTGTCGGGGAGGGATTTTTTTTGGGGCGGGTGTCTATACTGTTAAGGAGGAGAACGAGCGGTTCCGGTCGGAACCGGTTGAAACAGTGGAGGAGGGTGCCCATGGTGAAAGTGTTCGAGGAAGTGACGGACCCGAGGGAAGACCCGTTCTTCGGTGGGGTGGGCGCCTTGATTCCGTTCAGGCTACCGCCGACCGACTCTTCCGAGAAGCCCTCGACCGAGAACTCGGCGCCTCAGCCGGAGATAGGCCCGGACGGTCGAATCGTCCCGGACAGCCCCTTCCTCCAGGTGAACAGCCCGACTCCCCCGTACCCGGCACCGCCGGGAAAGGAGTGGACGGACTACGACGGGGTGTGGACCCTTCTTCCGACCACCCGGTAAAGCGTGGACGCGGGCGGCCGAGCCCGAACGACCCGGTCGCGGGGGACCGCGGCGTCCCGGACCAGACCGACGGGGCCGTGTCTTTCCGGCGGGGGCTCGGTTTCTGGGTCTCTCTTTCGGAGCGGGCGCCCGGAACCTTTACAGGATATACCGGCTGAGGTCCTGGTCGGCGGCCACGTCGCGGAGGCACTCGTCCACGTAGGCCTTGTCGATGGTGACCCGGGCGCCGCCCAGGTCGGGCGCGTTGAAGGAGACCTCGTCCATGACCCGTTCCAGGACGGTGTGCAGGCGGCGCGCGCCGATGTTCTCCAGTTTCTCGTTGATGGCGTCGGCGTAGGCGGCCATGGCCTCCACCGCGTCGTCGGTGAAGACCACCTCCACACCCTCTGTGGCCAGGAGGGAGGTGTACTGGAGGACGAGCGAATTCTGCGGCTCCTTCAGGATCCGCACGAACTCGCCCCGGCCCAGGGACGACAGTTCCACGCGGATGGGGAAGCGGCCCTGCAGTTCGGGCAGGAGGTCGCTGGGCTTGGCCATGTGGAAAGCCCCCGCGGCGATGAAGAGGATGTGGTCGGTCCGCACGAGCCCGTGGCGGGTGTTGACGCGGGTTCCCTCCACGATGGGGAGGAGGTCCCTCTGGACGCCCTCGCGGCTCACGTCCGGGCCGTGGCCCCCGGAGCCCTTTCCTGCGATCTTGTCGATCTCGTCGAGGAAGACGATCCCGCTCTGTTCGGTCCGCGTGACGGCCTCCCGGTCGATGTCGTCCTTGGAGATGAGCTTGTCCTCCTCTTCCTGGGCCAGGAGTTCGAGGGCCTCGGGGACCTTGACCTTGCGCGTCTTGCGCCGCCCCCCGCCGAGGCCGGGCAGGAGCTCCTGGAGGTTGATGCCCATCTCCTCCATGCCCGCCGGGGTGAAGAGCTTCATCGAGGCCCCGCCCTCGGGCACGCTCACCTCCACGGTGCGGTCGTTCAGGCGCCCGGCCTTCAGCCACTCGCGCATGCGCTCCCGGCTGGAGGCTCCTGAGCCCGGCACCGGGGGCGGCTCGAAGGCCCCCCCCTGGGCGGGCGGGGCCGTGTCGCCGGG includes:
- a CDS encoding FadR/GntR family transcriptional regulator: MQIRPLERRPKLSRQAGEYLARLISEGALKAGDRLPSESALARQLGVSRPTVREAIGALEARGLVEVRPRSGVFVTAALSLDDPEGIQEMIAVDPARLWDLLEIRKIIDAEGAALAAERRTPEDIRSLRALAEEALGHSAENLVRRETGGKAYVAFFSLLAAATHNTLFDHLRKSIDRLVQNALPASRLRLRGHPEAGEAIRLQLLSVLDAVEAGAPSRARRAVRIHLEYLEQVLLGPGRPS
- a CDS encoding PKD domain-containing protein; this encodes MAKIGIRTGGGVERAFSWASGALRLGASVMLAAACGVGLAPLAQSIHSAGGNDRGQIGDGATPVAATPILLPGLGPAKGVSAGDGFTVVLKEDETVWAFGRNLDGQLGNGSFFSTSAPVQVSGVSGIKQISAGRNHVLALGADGSVWAWGYNGSGLLGDGTTVSRSTPIHTLSLNTITKVAAGLAHSVALHQNGTVYTWGANYFGELGDGTTTGRLLPAPVPGLTDVVDIAAGGFFTLARRVDGTVWAWGANASGQLGDGTTTSRTSPVQVAGLSGVAALAAGYDHALAARMDGTAVQWGYGAGSTPVSVSGLSSVQSVAAGNKYSLFLDADGSIRGQGVNFYGQLGNGTCSSAASLGPVLAIAEAGLVAAGWDSAVAVDGVGEVWTWGSDSDGQLGAGRPTFRTSFAQISGAGSIVQAAGGASHSVALLSDGTVSSWGDNYYGELGIGDYAPSGTPLPIPGLSGIAQVAAGAYHTLALKADGTVWVWGYNYDSNRFPTQKTGLTQVVGVAGGGVFSLAVRSDGTVWGWGSNSQGQLGDGTTASTSVPVQAAGLTQATAVAAGTYHSLALRQDGSVWSWGYNPRGQLGDGTTTSRPTPGPVLGLPLPATAVAAGGHFSAALLTDGSLWLWGDNEDGQIGDGTTANRALPVEAAGLPHPVASVALGYAHALAVLDDGSLWTWGWNASGQLGQGNRTDAHAPVRVAGFGPASLAAAGANHSLLLKGGCSVSCSALVPASVLSGSPVNFSASASVSQCAGAPDFAWDFGDGSPPASGADVTHSYALEGTYTWTLTASADGVTCQRTGTLTVASCTLTCAASAPTLLNTGEPGAFSATAQVSAGCAAPSFAWDFGDGSGAATSASAHAYSGPGARTWTLTVTSGALTCTRTGIVTVVNPPSVTALAKKTNPFRVVVTGSNLQNGMQVFIGGTPHATVTYKSAAKVVLKGSTLKSLVPKGIPTLFRFVNPDGGWAEYTWTR
- the hslU gene encoding ATP-dependent protease ATPase subunit HslU; the encoded protein is MIKTEPGSLYNRLDDPLTPKKIVEELDKYIIGQAEAKRAVAVALRNRVRRQTLPEDLRDEVAPKNIIMIGPTGVGKTEIARRLARLTASPFLKIEASKFTEVGYVGRDVESIVRDLTEIGFQLVREEKVAAVREKAKAQAEERLLDLLIPPTPSYRPGDTAPPAQGGAFEPPPVPGSGASSRERMREWLKAGRLNDRTVEVSVPEGGASMKLFTPAGMEEMGINLQELLPGLGGGRRKTRKVKVPEALELLAQEEEDKLISKDDIDREAVTRTEQSGIVFLDEIDKIAGKGSGGHGPDVSREGVQRDLLPIVEGTRVNTRHGLVRTDHILFIAAGAFHMAKPSDLLPELQGRFPIRVELSSLGRGEFVRILKEPQNSLVLQYTSLLATEGVEVVFTDDAVEAMAAYADAINEKLENIGARRLHTVLERVMDEVSFNAPDLGGARVTIDKAYVDECLRDVAADQDLSRYIL